CGGTTTTCATGGGACTGAAGTGCAGCGACTTCCTGTGAGTCTCAGttatgtggggggaaaaaaagcattttttgatCTTGAATACAACTTATGTTTAAAAACTTTTAAACTTGCAATAGAGGAGAGGATATTCTTCAAATGAGGGCAACATGAAAAACTACAACTGCTGTGGAGGGCTGAGCCCTTTTACTCAGTCCTGGCCAAAATAAATAGGAATAAATCTCTCATTAAAAAGCAAGCGATAGCTGGTTTTCGCTAAGCttctttttctgctcttcatcaaTCAGGTTcttgtattttccttttttgctgATGATGTTGACTCAAATTGTAATCCCCCATCACAGCAATAGCCATGCACACAATAATGAATGGATTATTTCATGGTATTTGATGAGACGTAAACCTTGGCGTCACTGACCTGTTCTGGAAGAACATCGCTATGGTGCAGGCGACTGGGTTGGCCACTGACGCCAGAGCTGCAGACAGGTGATAGGCCAGGTTCCCGTACGGCATGCAGGAGTACGTCTGCACAGAGGGCAGCAGGCCATTGGTGGCGCCGTTCACCCACACCACCAGGAAGTAGATGAAGCTCAGCTGGTACACTGAGTGCAGAGGCCCGCTCCGTGCCGCTTCCCTCCCATGGCTTTTCTCGCTCCTTCGAtcgatctccgctcccgggttGTCCAGGCCGCCGCTGACGGACGGCACGGCGTCTGTGACGAGGTTCTCGGTGGAGAGCTCGAATGTCCGCGGGAGCTTGTTCAGCGCGACGAACGCAGCCAGGCTTATGCACATCATGGCtgccaggaagaagaaaaacacttctgTGGAGAAGTTGGGAGGGAGATACTGAGTCTGCAGATGCCACATGCTCCCTTCAGTGTAGTTTGTGGAGGCGTTGACACACCGGGCCATGCCCACGCCTTGCGCCAGGGCCACCACTCCGGGAATGAACCCGCTCAGCCCCTCGCCGATGAAATACGTGGTGATGTATTTCGCCGGAAGCTGCATCATGAAGGGCAGGAAGGTCACTGAGGAGGTGCAGTCcaccagagagaggaagaaggtgATGATGAAGAAGGCCGTGCTGTGTGGCGCGCCCGCCACAACGGTGGTCTCCTTCCAGAAGAAGGCCAGCAGAATGCAGGCGAGGACGCCGATGGAGAGGATGCAGTATATGACGGCGCTCTCTTTGAGACGGCCCGGGCACAGCTTGTGCATGAGcgtgaccagcaggggtcccAGGTTAGCCAGCTGGATGATGACTGTCAGGTAGGACGGCAGCTCCCAGCCCTCTGGGAGCATGTTGACAATGAGCggcagctccacccacagacCGTTCACCGCCACCCAGGAGCCCAGGCCAAAGGCGCACGCCAACACGTGGATGAACAGACTCATGATGCGGCCGGATCAGTACGGAGGGACAAGTGTGAAGAAacccttcctcctctgctgtgtgaaacCTGCAGGAACATGTATGAGTCAGGGTGCATTGCTCCTGCCGGCTTATCACAACatcagtgtgtctcagtgtgacAACAGTGATTCACATGTTCCACACAAGGAGAACCATCTCATCTTGATGGAAGATGACTGTTTTACTTCTCCTAACCACAGTTTCAATATAAACTCACCAGGTCTCATGATGAAACTGAAATGTCATGGAAAAAGATATCAAACTCAAAAGCTGAAAAGTCATACGCTGAATATTTAAAGTTGAGGAACAAACTTAACTCGGTACTGAAGCATGAAATGATAATGTTAAGTAACAATAGATTACTTTATTACTTTATATGACATCAATCAGCAAAGACATCAGGTACTAAACCAATTAGTAAATAGAAGAAGTGATTGAAGACTGTCAGAAATAAATGATTAATGTTTAAGTTAAAGTCACAGCAAATG
The DNA window shown above is from Salarias fasciatus chromosome 20, fSalaFa1.1, whole genome shotgun sequence and carries:
- the slc52a3-1 gene encoding solute carrier family 52, riboflavin transporter, member 3-A, with product MSLFIHVLACAFGLGSWVAVNGLWVELPLIVNMLPEGWELPSYLTVIIQLANLGPLLVTLMHKLCPGRLKESAVIYCILSIGVLACILLAFFWKETTVVAGAPHSTAFFIITFFLSLVDCTSSVTFLPFMMQLPAKYITTYFIGEGLSGFIPGVVALAQGVGMARCVNASTNYTEGSMWHLQTQYLPPNFSTEVFFFFLAAMMCISLAAFVALNKLPRTFELSTENLVTDAVPSVSGGLDNPGAEIDRRSEKSHGREAARSGPLHSVYQLSFIYFLVVWVNGATNGLLPSVQTYSCMPYGNLAYHLSAALASVANPVACTIAMFFQNRSLVFLGLLAALGTGFGSYNMAMAAMSPCPLLQGSVAGEAIIVLSWLLFTGTLSYVKVMVGVILRDRSHSALVWCGAAAQIGSLVGSVTMFPLVNVYRLFESGDFCNTECPR